In the Luteolibacter rhizosphaerae genome, TTCCGGAAGGACGGAAGCAGCGCAACGAACTTCCAGCGTGTGGCTGAGCTGCTCGAGCATGCCGCCGGACTTCACTCCGGCAGGCTCACCGAGGAGGTGCACCGGGATCTGGGCGGTGATTTCCGACTTCTCGTCGATGGCGAGGAAGTCCACGTGCAGCGGCTTGCCGCTAAGCGGGTCGTGCTGGACGGCCTTGAGGAAGGCGAGCTGGTTGGCACCGCCGAGATCAAGGTTGATGAGAATGTTTTCCGAGGTGGCGTGGGCCAGCAGCTCGTCGAAGGCCTTCGCGTTGACCTTCAGGTTCTTGTTTTCAGCACCGCGCCCGTAGATCACGGAGGGCACCCAGCCCTCGCGGCGCATTTGCTTGAGGACTCCGGAACCGGTGCGTTGGCGCGGTTCGGCTTGCAGGACGTGCTTCTTGGCCATGGCGGAAAAGGGCGTGATGATTCGAGTTCCGGACGGTGAGCTTCACCGCCGGGGGCGGGGTCTGTAGCGGCCCGCCCCGGTTTTGTCAAAATTTTGTTCCGGCCATTTTGCAAAGCCCGAACGCACCCGTTCTTTGAAACTCCTTGTCTCGGAGTCAGGACCGAGATAGGATCCGACCCGTTCCCCCGATTTTTTTATCGGGCCTCCCCCTCCCTCCCCACAACCCGGTTGCATGGCAACCGTGAACCTCCCCCTGCGTGCGTTTCCCGCGCGCGAACCCAACCCCCACCTCCCCCGAACCATGTACAAGCGGCTCTTCCTCCTGCTGTTCTGCCTGCTTTCCACGATGGGTCAGATCTTGGCCCAGATCCCCGGAAACGGACAATATCGCTTCAGCGTCCTTCTCGCCCCCCATGAGCTGAACGGGACGCTACCCATCACCATCACCCCTCCCGGCGGCACTCCGCAGGCGGGCACGATCACCGTGGCACTGGGGCCCAAGGGTGCACTGGCAGGCACCATGACCTTGGCGCCGAACACCTACACGATCTCCGGGTCCCAGAAGGCCACCAATAGCGGGCTGAGCGTCAAGCTGACGGCCACCGGCCCCGGTGGTGCGATCAAGCTGAACGGTAGCCTGAAAACGGATGGCTACATCACCGGCAAAAGCGCAGGGGGCAAGGACCCGCTCATTCCCAAGGGCTCGGTCTTCGCGATCGATGCACGCGCCGCGAAGGCCTTGGTGGCGAAAATGGATATCCAGCTCAGCGCTGACGCCAAGGGCGTGGTGAGCGGCGGCGGAACGGCCCGTTTCCTCGGCCAAGACGAGACGGTCAGCTTGAAGGGCAAGCTCACCAAAGCCGTGGTCGATCCCCGGCGGGGAACGGTGAAGAAAGGTGAGAGCTGCACGCTCACGCTGAGCTCTCCATCCATCAGTTGGAGCGGCAAGGGCTCGGTTCTCGAAGACGGTTTCGCTTTCGCCTGGAAGGCAAAAGGCGGCGGCGGCACGACCGCTGGGAGCCTGCTGCCGGTGAAGTCCACCGATGCCGACCAAGGCAGCTCGGCTGGGCAAATCGTGGTCGCGGACGGGGCGCTGGACGTGCTCTACCCCCGCTCCACCTCGATGAGCTTCGAGGTGATTGATGCCGTGCTGACGAGTTATCCGGACGAGGTCACCGCGCAGCTTAACCTGGGAACGGTTCCGGCCAGCTCGCTGGTGATTGGCGGCAATACGATCACAATCAATCCGCTGAACTTCGCAGACGGCAAGAACACGCTGACCATCACTGCAAAGGACGAGCTAGGGCGCAGCATGAGCAGCAGCTTCGTCTTCTGGAGCGGGACTTACAGCCTGACGGTCACGGTGGTGGACGAACTCGGCAATCCGGTGCCCGGGGCCGATGTGTTCGCAGCGATCGGCGATAGCCCGAACGTGGTGAAGTCCGGCATCTCCGGTGGGAACGGAGCGGTGATCTTCACCGGACTGCCCGACCGCACCATCACCCTGGAAGCATCGACCGCCAGCGGCCTGATCGGAACCACCTCGGTGGTGGGCACGGGCGGATCGACCACCGTAAAGGTGATCGGCTTCAAGACCCCCAGTGCGATTGCCAACAACGACTTTTCGACCGGCACGACCGCAGGCTGGGAAGTCTCCCCCGGAGCGGCCACGATCATCGCGCACGATGAGGGCGACACGGGTGCGGGAGCGCTAGCCACGCCCGCCAACGGTGCTTTTGCGGTAGGCCCGGACTACGACATGGAGCTGGCCACGCTCGGCGAAGGCCCGCAACTCGCCTCCCGCACGGCGGCCGTGAGCCCCGGCACGAAGGCCCTGAAGGTGCGCTACCGCTTCATCACCACGGAGGTTCCGGGCGGCTACTTCGGCAGTAAGTACAACGACTATTTCGCGATCGTTCTGCGCACGCAGTCGGGCGGGGGCTTCGCGGCGGAGGCGA is a window encoding:
- a CDS encoding carboxypeptidase-like regulatory domain-containing protein, with product MYKRLFLLLFCLLSTMGQILAQIPGNGQYRFSVLLAPHELNGTLPITITPPGGTPQAGTITVALGPKGALAGTMTLAPNTYTISGSQKATNSGLSVKLTATGPGGAIKLNGSLKTDGYITGKSAGGKDPLIPKGSVFAIDARAAKALVAKMDIQLSADAKGVVSGGGTARFLGQDETVSLKGKLTKAVVDPRRGTVKKGESCTLTLSSPSISWSGKGSVLEDGFAFAWKAKGGGGTTAGSLLPVKSTDADQGSSAGQIVVADGALDVLYPRSTSMSFEVIDAVLTSYPDEVTAQLNLGTVPASSLVIGGNTITINPLNFADGKNTLTITAKDELGRSMSSSFVFWSGTYSLTVTVVDELGNPVPGADVFAAIGDSPNVVKSGISGGNGAVIFTGLPDRTITLEASTASGLIGTTSVVGTGGSTTVKVIGFKTPSAIANNDFSTGTTAGWEVSPGAATIIAHDEGDTGAGALATPANGAFAVGPDYDMELATLGEGPQLASRTAAVSPGTKALKVRYRFITTEVPGGYFGSKYNDYFAIVLRTQSGGGFAAEANTMNNMGLAAFDAAGRTAWREVTLPVTDTGDVFQVNMLVANVGDGAYDSYLIVDKIEEVKIDLVVTNAERQLLETNRFEIKVDGGAVGSNFKIEISRAGSNTWYPLSTNQIEDNFKQRVAGAFNLRGKVTIEGQEYTTPMRALTVRFPAANDIKGAATCVAAFDASWTSTKASATATQRREEAFWVQLNTNSNKEDYELTTKVFGPWVTNLEGAWVDPGATPADNPAAPAPNATGAVYTVGIFHTHTPTVFRTVGRGVGPSGADGNYANAKGMPIFAYDYVGDASGNSPAGHPLNSAAKVYTAGPTRRATP
- a CDS encoding 50S ribosomal protein L25, with the protein product MAKKHVLQAEPRQRTGSGVLKQMRREGWVPSVIYGRGAENKNLKVNAKAFDELLAHATSENILINLDLGGANQLAFLKAVQHDPLSGKPLHVDFLAIDEKSEITAQIPVHLLGEPAGVKSGGMLEQLSHTLEVRCAASVLPEVLEFDVAHLNEGDSLHIGDVKLPAGVSATHADEVVIAHVAKTAAAVSESAGAA